In Streptococcus parapneumoniae, the genomic stretch CTTCATAAAAAGAATGAAGGATTGTCACAAGCACGAAATGATGGAATGAAGCAGGCTCAGGGGGATTATCTGATTTTTATTGACTCAGATGATTATATCCATCCAGAAATGATTCAGAGCTTATATGAGCAATTAGTTCAAGAAGATGCGGATGTTTCGAGCTGTGGTGTCATGAATGTCTATGCTAATGATGAAAGCCCACAGTCAGCCAATCAGGATGAGTATTTTGTCTGTGATTCTCAAACATTTCTAAAGGAATACCTCATAGGTGAAAAAATACCTGGAACGATTTGTAATAAGCTAATCAAAAGAGAGATTGCAACTGCTCTATCCTTTCCTAAGGGATTGATTTACGAAGATGCCTATTATCATTTTGATTTGATCAAGTTGGCTAAGAAGTACGTGGTTAATACCAAACCCTATTATTACTATTTCCATAGAGGGGATAGTATTACGACCAAACCCTATGCAGAGAAGGATTTAGCCTATATTGATATCTACCAAAAGTTTTACAATGAAGTTATGAAAAACTATCCTGATTTGAAAGAGGTCGCTTTTTTCAGATTGGCCTATGCCCACTTCTTTATTCTGGATAAGATGTTGCTAGATGATCAGTATAAACAGTTTGAAGCCTATTCTCAGATTCATCGTTTTTTAAAAGGCCATGCTCTTGCTATTGCTAGGAATCCAATTTTCCGTAAGGGGAGAAGAATTAGTGCTTTGGCCCTATTCATAAATATTTCCTTATACCGATTCTTATTACTGAAAAATATTGAAAAATCTAAAAAATTACATTAGAACGGGGGTGAGCAAGTGATTGATGGAAAACGATTATTATTTAGTTTGACCATAGTCAGTTATGCCTTGACGCTAGTAAGTGGAATTGTGTATCTGTTTAATAATAACAATGTTAGCTTGCTTTCTACTTTATTGTTCTTACT encodes the following:
- a CDS encoding glycosyltransferase, with the protein product METALISVIVPVYNVAQYLEKSIASIQKQTYQNLEIILVDDGATDESGRLCDSIAELDDRVSVLHKKNEGLSQARNDGMKQAQGDYLIFIDSDDYIHPEMIQSLYEQLVQEDADVSSCGVMNVYANDESPQSANQDEYFVCDSQTFLKEYLIGEKIPGTICNKLIKREIATALSFPKGLIYEDAYYHFDLIKLAKKYVVNTKPYYYYFHRGDSITTKPYAEKDLAYIDIYQKFYNEVMKNYPDLKEVAFFRLAYAHFFILDKMLLDDQYKQFEAYSQIHRFLKGHALAIARNPIFRKGRRISALALFINISLYRFLLLKNIEKSKKLH